A window from Actinomycetospora corticicola encodes these proteins:
- a CDS encoding ParA family protein — protein sequence MRIAVANNKGGAGKTTAIAHLAEALAARGRRVLAVDLDPQANLSRRLGYGEADLTDMVTAAEVVAANQKGCAADALVGCRWTGSAADLATRIDLLPARYDLEARVAEAGQLGSHERLDVALTGVAEDYDVTLLDCPPSLGHLTQLGLAAADTVVLVLRPEFDHLQGAIRVRDFVAAYRRHLGRPDLAVSGVIVNEHDRRRGLHAWHTESVTETFGELVWSPPVPSRAVLAEAIDAAQPLRARGAPARPLLEVFATLADQLEVRLDAAV from the coding sequence ATGCGGATCGCCGTGGCCAACAACAAGGGCGGTGCCGGGAAGACGACCGCGATCGCACACCTGGCGGAGGCCCTCGCGGCCCGCGGACGCCGGGTCCTCGCGGTCGACCTCGACCCGCAGGCCAACCTGTCGCGCCGACTCGGCTACGGCGAGGCCGACCTCACCGACATGGTGACCGCCGCCGAGGTGGTCGCCGCGAACCAGAAGGGATGCGCGGCGGACGCGCTGGTCGGCTGCCGGTGGACCGGGTCCGCGGCCGACCTGGCGACCCGCATCGACCTGCTGCCGGCCCGCTACGACCTCGAGGCCCGCGTCGCCGAGGCCGGCCAGCTCGGCTCCCACGAACGCCTCGACGTCGCCCTCACCGGCGTCGCCGAGGACTACGACGTGACGCTGCTCGACTGCCCGCCCTCGCTGGGGCACCTCACCCAGCTCGGCCTGGCCGCGGCCGACACGGTGGTGCTCGTCCTGCGCCCGGAGTTCGACCACCTGCAGGGCGCGATCCGGGTCCGGGACTTCGTCGCGGCCTACCGACGCCATCTCGGTCGCCCCGACCTCGCCGTCTCCGGGGTGATCGTCAACGAGCACGACCGACGGCGCGGCCTGCACGCCTGGCACACCGAGTCGGTCACCGAGACCTTCGGTGAGCTGGTGTGGTCGCCCCCGGTCCCGTCGCGGGCCGTGCTCGCCGAGGCCATCGACGCCGCCCAGCCCCTCCGGGCGCGCGGAGCCCCGGCGAGGCCGCTGCTCGAGGTCTTCGCCACCCTCGCCGACCAGCTGGAGGTCCGGCTCGATGCCGCCGTCTGA
- a CDS encoding class I SAM-dependent methyltransferase yields the protein MTDQIADHYGRLAATYDDHWAYDPEYVRAFTRAMSGALRLHPGDAIVDVGCGTGLYTRQLADDVAPLRPIVCVDPSAAMLDRIPASPSLRPVLASAEDVATGRVSLPVPGPVDAVLVKEAIHHVSDRAATLRGLAGLLSDHGRLLVVMLPTTIPHPLFAAAHERFEQLQPDPTEIREALVAAGLRTSLTHRTFHVAIDRERYVRMLESRYMSVLGEFSEDELAEGIAQFRHAYREDPVLRFDDHFVFLRGSVPPA from the coding sequence ATGACCGACCAGATCGCCGACCACTACGGCCGGCTCGCGGCGACCTACGACGACCACTGGGCCTACGACCCGGAGTACGTCCGGGCCTTCACCCGGGCCATGTCCGGGGCCCTGCGGCTCCACCCGGGGGACGCGATCGTCGACGTCGGGTGCGGGACCGGCCTGTACACCCGTCAGCTCGCCGACGACGTGGCCCCGCTGCGCCCGATCGTCTGTGTCGACCCGAGCGCGGCGATGCTGGATCGGATCCCGGCGTCACCGTCGCTGCGGCCGGTGCTGGCGAGCGCCGAGGACGTCGCGACCGGCCGGGTGTCGCTGCCCGTGCCGGGGCCGGTGGACGCCGTGCTGGTCAAGGAGGCGATCCACCACGTCTCCGACCGCGCGGCGACCCTGCGAGGTCTGGCCGGGCTGCTCTCCGACCACGGCCGGCTCCTGGTGGTGATGCTGCCGACGACCATCCCGCACCCGCTCTTCGCCGCGGCCCACGAGCGTTTCGAGCAGCTCCAGCCCGACCCCACGGAGATCCGGGAGGCCCTCGTCGCGGCGGGCCTGCGCACGTCGCTGACCCACCGCACCTTCCATGTCGCGATCGACCGCGAGCGGTACGTGCGCATGCTCGAGTCGCGCTACATGTCGGTGCTCGGCGAGTTCTCCGAGGACGAGCTGGCCGAGGGCATCGCCCAGTTCCGCCACGCCTACCGCGAGGACCCGGTGCTGCGCTTCGACGACCACTTCGTCTTCCTGCGGGGCTCGGTCCCGCCGGCCTGA
- a CDS encoding STAS domain-containing protein: MDGLTATVATLPSATVVRLAGGLRSRTATVLREAVEGALDGGSTTLVLDLTDVVAEDDLGLWVIPAVAGDAHARGVVFTVVAPKRALRSRLRRLGGRPFDITDVRPAGC, encoded by the coding sequence ATGGACGGGCTGACGGCGACGGTCGCGACGCTCCCGTCGGCCACGGTGGTCCGGCTGGCGGGCGGTCTGCGTTCCCGGACGGCGACGGTGTTGCGCGAGGCGGTGGAGGGGGCTCTCGACGGCGGGTCCACCACGCTGGTGCTCGACCTGACCGACGTCGTCGCCGAGGACGACCTGGGCCTCTGGGTGATCCCTGCCGTCGCCGGGGACGCCCACGCGCGGGGTGTGGTCTTCACGGTCGTGGCCCCGAAGCGGGCGCTCCGAAGCCGCCTGCGCCGCCTCGGGGGGCGGCCGTTCGACATCACCGACGTCCGCCCGGCGGGGTGCTGA
- a CDS encoding glycoside hydrolase family 1 protein, whose product MPIFPPGFHWGSATASHQVEGNNTNNDWWDWEHDPASPCVEPSGDAIDHYHRYDDDFALLASLGQNAHRFSLEWSRIEPAEGEFSTAALDHYGRMLDSLARHGLTAFVTLHHFTLPRWFAARGGWLAPDALDVFARYVARVSAALGDRMPYVCTINEPQIVARECYLSGQFPPGHRDLTEAVTVNGVLAAAHRRAVEVLRAGPGSAQLGTCLHLPHLEPLRPGDEADEGAAAAARMVMVDTHLDDLRAGGDVGDFVGLQYYSRALIDATSPDLTAGPPEGAETTLMGWEVYPAGFGAVLRRIAEAGLPVVVTENGIATTDDDQRVRYLASHLGEVAAALADGIDVRGYLYWSSFDNFEWAVGYRPTFGLVGIDRADGLRRVPRRSAELFGEVARTGDLSVLS is encoded by the coding sequence GTGCCGATCTTCCCGCCGGGTTTCCACTGGGGCAGCGCCACCGCCAGCCACCAGGTCGAGGGCAACAACACGAACAACGACTGGTGGGACTGGGAGCACGACCCGGCCTCGCCCTGCGTCGAGCCCTCCGGCGACGCGATCGACCACTACCACCGCTACGACGACGACTTCGCCCTGCTCGCCTCGCTCGGCCAGAACGCGCACCGGTTCTCCCTCGAGTGGTCGCGCATCGAGCCGGCCGAGGGCGAGTTCTCGACGGCGGCGCTGGACCACTACGGGCGCATGCTCGACTCCCTCGCGCGGCACGGGCTCACGGCCTTCGTGACGCTGCACCACTTCACGCTCCCCCGCTGGTTCGCCGCCCGCGGCGGCTGGCTCGCGCCGGATGCGCTCGACGTGTTCGCCCGGTACGTCGCGCGGGTCTCCGCCGCACTCGGCGACCGGATGCCCTACGTCTGCACGATCAACGAGCCGCAGATCGTCGCGCGCGAGTGCTACCTCTCCGGCCAGTTCCCGCCCGGGCACCGCGATCTGACCGAGGCCGTCACGGTCAACGGGGTGCTCGCGGCGGCCCACCGGAGGGCCGTCGAGGTGCTGCGCGCCGGACCGGGGTCGGCGCAGCTCGGGACCTGCCTGCACCTGCCGCACCTCGAGCCGCTGCGCCCGGGCGACGAGGCCGACGAGGGCGCGGCGGCCGCAGCACGGATGGTCATGGTCGACACCCACCTCGACGACCTGCGCGCGGGCGGCGACGTCGGCGACTTCGTGGGGCTGCAGTACTACTCGCGGGCCCTGATCGACGCGACGTCGCCCGACCTGACGGCGGGTCCGCCCGAGGGCGCGGAGACGACGCTCATGGGCTGGGAGGTGTACCCGGCCGGCTTCGGCGCGGTGCTGCGCCGGATCGCCGAGGCCGGGCTCCCCGTCGTCGTGACGGAGAACGGGATCGCGACGACGGACGACGACCAGCGGGTGCGCTACCTCGCCTCCCACCTCGGCGAGGTCGCGGCCGCCCTCGCCGACGGGATCGACGTCCGCGGCTACCTGTACTGGTCGTCGTTCGACAACTTCGAGTGGGCCGTCGGCTACCGGCCGACGTTCGGGCTCGTCGGGATCGACCGGGCCGACGGGCTGCGGCGCGTCCCCCGGCGGAGCGCGGAGCTGTTCGGCGAGGTCGCCCGGACCGGCGACCTCTCCGTGCTGTCCTGA
- a CDS encoding DUF4041 domain-containing protein encodes MDGAEAAERRLAELRREIVETEDRAMLQEAGIYEFRHRLADAVAYKARLEAVKARYKELVRQDGAVLAAQGWTVNGSTAEGKRMIKDYTKLMLRAYNAEVDAAVRTMRPHRLETSIERLTKAQETIARLGRTMSIRISEAYHRARIEELELTADHLAQIEEEKERARAERERVRDEAAAKKEVAREREKLMKEHAHWQALVQRAESGAVDESVAVEAAEALERIDGALEDLSVRANPGVGTVYVISNVGAFGENVIKVGVTRRPNVDDRVRELGDASVPFKFDLHTAIFTQDAYGLENQLHKALADRRVNRVNMRREFFYATPAEVREILARTDHARWVYEYRDDAEAEEWRTSQRLMSGG; translated from the coding sequence GTGGACGGCGCGGAGGCGGCGGAGCGGCGCCTCGCCGAGCTACGGAGGGAGATCGTCGAGACCGAGGACAGGGCGATGCTGCAGGAGGCCGGGATCTACGAGTTCCGGCACCGGCTCGCCGACGCGGTCGCCTACAAGGCGCGGCTCGAAGCCGTGAAGGCGCGCTACAAGGAGCTCGTCCGGCAGGACGGAGCGGTGCTCGCGGCCCAGGGCTGGACGGTCAACGGCTCCACGGCCGAGGGCAAGCGGATGATCAAGGACTACACCAAGCTGATGCTGCGCGCCTACAACGCCGAGGTGGACGCCGCCGTCCGCACGATGCGGCCGCATCGGCTCGAGACGTCCATCGAGAGGCTGACGAAGGCCCAGGAGACGATCGCCCGGCTGGGACGAACGATGAGCATCCGCATCTCGGAGGCCTACCACCGCGCGCGGATCGAGGAACTCGAGCTGACCGCGGACCACCTCGCGCAGATCGAGGAGGAGAAGGAGCGGGCGCGGGCGGAGCGTGAGCGGGTCCGCGACGAGGCCGCCGCGAAGAAGGAGGTCGCCCGGGAACGCGAGAAGTTGATGAAGGAGCATGCCCACTGGCAGGCCCTCGTCCAGCGAGCCGAGTCCGGTGCCGTCGACGAGTCCGTCGCTGTCGAGGCCGCCGAGGCGTTGGAACGCATCGACGGAGCCCTCGAGGACCTGAGCGTGCGGGCGAACCCCGGGGTCGGCACGGTCTACGTGATCTCGAACGTCGGTGCATTCGGGGAGAACGTCATCAAGGTCGGAGTGACCCGGCGACCGAACGTCGACGACCGGGTCCGCGAACTGGGCGATGCGTCGGTCCCCTTCAAGTTCGACCTCCACACCGCGATCTTCACCCAGGATGCCTATGGCCTCGAGAACCAGCTGCACAAGGCCCTTGCAGATCGTCGGGTGAACCGGGTGAACATGCGGCGGGAGTTCTTCTACGCGACGCCCGCGGAGGTCCGGGAGATCCTGGCGAGGACCGACCACGCCCGGTGGGTGTACGAGTACCGCGATGACGCGGAGGCCGAGGAATGGCGAACGAGTCAGAGGCTCATGTCCGGCGGATGA
- a CDS encoding enoyl-CoA hydratase-related protein — translation MQIGYEVADGIATVTLDRPDRMNAFTPEMATEIVAAFDRSDADDAVRVVVLTGAGRAFCAGADLGRGGSTFDYAAVQDARLKAGGAIGGKPRDLGGVAVLRIAASVKPVIAAVNGPAVGIGASLLLPADIRIAAESARFGYVFTRRGIAPDGASSWFLPRVVGISQAMEWVATGRVFGAAEALAGRLVSRVVPDDELGPAVRALAAEIAENTSGVSVALTRRMMWSMLGAESPWDAHRMDTRVIAALGAGPDATEGVTSFLEKRPPEFTASPGDYLDLVDPWPGVPDDLEPPT, via the coding sequence ATGCAGATCGGCTACGAGGTCGCGGACGGGATCGCGACGGTCACCCTCGACCGTCCCGACCGGATGAACGCCTTCACCCCAGAGATGGCCACCGAGATCGTCGCGGCGTTCGACCGGTCCGACGCCGACGACGCCGTGCGCGTCGTCGTCCTCACCGGCGCGGGGCGGGCGTTCTGCGCCGGGGCGGACCTCGGCCGGGGCGGCTCGACCTTCGACTACGCGGCGGTGCAGGACGCGCGGTTGAAGGCCGGCGGCGCGATCGGCGGGAAGCCGCGGGACCTCGGCGGGGTCGCCGTCCTGCGGATCGCGGCGAGCGTGAAGCCGGTGATCGCGGCGGTCAACGGACCCGCCGTCGGGATCGGGGCCTCGCTCCTGCTGCCGGCCGACATCCGCATCGCCGCGGAGTCGGCCCGCTTCGGCTACGTGTTCACGCGCCGCGGCATCGCCCCCGACGGCGCGTCGAGCTGGTTCCTCCCCCGCGTCGTCGGCATCTCGCAGGCGATGGAGTGGGTGGCGACGGGGCGTGTCTTCGGAGCCGCCGAGGCCCTCGCCGGCCGACTCGTCTCGCGGGTCGTTCCCGACGACGAGCTCGGCCCGGCCGTGCGGGCGCTCGCGGCGGAGATCGCGGAGAACACCTCCGGCGTCTCGGTCGCCCTCACCCGCCGCATGATGTGGTCGATGCTCGGCGCGGAGTCCCCGTGGGACGCGCACCGGATGGACACCCGCGTGATCGCCGCGCTCGGCGCCGGGCCGGACGCGACCGAGGGCGTCACGTCGTTCCTCGAGAAGCGCCCGCCGGAGTTCACCGCCTCGCCCGGGGACTACCTGGACCTGGTCGACCCGTGGCCCGGCGTCCCGGACGACCTCGAGCCGCCCACGTAG
- a CDS encoding FmdB family zinc ribbon protein, which yields MPLYAYRCGTDGALEVMAPMGSAPATTACPACGAEAVRVMTAPRLGGTRRAERAAIDRAEASRTEPTVVSSPPPRPRTAPAPRLDPRTAALPRP from the coding sequence ATGCCCCTGTACGCCTACCGCTGCGGGACGGACGGCGCGCTCGAGGTGATGGCCCCGATGGGCAGCGCGCCGGCGACGACCGCGTGCCCGGCCTGCGGGGCCGAGGCGGTCCGCGTCATGACGGCACCGCGCCTCGGAGGCACCCGACGGGCCGAGCGGGCCGCGATCGACCGGGCCGAGGCATCCCGCACCGAGCCCACGGTGGTCTCGTCGCCCCCGCCGCGTCCACGGACGGCACCGGCGCCCCGGCTCGACCCGCGGACCGCGGCCCTGCCCCGGCCCTGA
- a CDS encoding nitrilase-related carbon-nitrogen hydrolase, with protein sequence MIEPYTAVGLIPTFRGIRERADIAHNLEHLESLTTAAFWLSNLDVPVKLLAIPEGALQGFNDEILDVDHVDFAHHCAIDLPGPETERLGRLASRWGVWIMAQAKVRHPEWPDLFFNAGFVLSPDEEIVLVHYKLNALLPVERSVSPHDLFDWWVERYGRTLDAFWPVADTPIGRLGVMMAMEGCYPENGRGLALNGAEVVYRASLPVPFTENDVFEITNRARALENNFVVIAPNIGGYHLYPESPTAIDAGGGRSMIVNHRGQIVGKQFDTNGSTFVSGVVDIEALRHHRASAQISSWTKDIRAELAQIVYEQPIYPKNLYLDRTPPHHEEYRREILQRQIDLLHDRDVWRRPG encoded by the coding sequence GTGATCGAGCCGTACACCGCGGTCGGGCTGATCCCGACGTTCCGGGGCATCCGCGAGCGCGCCGACATCGCGCACAATCTCGAGCACCTCGAGAGCCTGACGACGGCGGCGTTCTGGCTGTCGAACCTCGACGTCCCGGTGAAGCTGCTCGCCATCCCCGAGGGCGCGCTGCAGGGCTTCAACGACGAGATCCTCGACGTCGACCACGTCGACTTCGCCCACCACTGCGCGATCGACCTGCCCGGACCGGAGACCGAGCGACTCGGCCGGCTGGCGTCGCGGTGGGGCGTGTGGATCATGGCGCAGGCGAAGGTCCGGCACCCGGAGTGGCCCGACCTGTTCTTCAACGCGGGGTTCGTCCTCTCGCCGGACGAGGAGATCGTGCTCGTCCACTACAAGCTCAACGCGCTGCTGCCGGTGGAGCGCTCGGTGTCCCCGCACGACCTGTTCGACTGGTGGGTCGAGCGGTACGGCCGCACGCTCGACGCGTTCTGGCCGGTCGCGGACACGCCGATCGGTCGGCTCGGCGTCATGATGGCGATGGAGGGCTGCTACCCGGAGAACGGGCGCGGGCTGGCGCTCAACGGGGCCGAGGTCGTCTACCGGGCCTCGCTGCCGGTGCCGTTCACCGAGAACGACGTCTTCGAGATCACCAACCGGGCGCGGGCCCTGGAGAACAACTTCGTCGTGATCGCCCCGAACATCGGCGGCTACCACCTCTACCCGGAGAGCCCGACCGCGATCGACGCCGGCGGCGGCCGGTCGATGATCGTGAACCACCGTGGCCAGATCGTCGGGAAGCAGTTCGACACCAACGGCTCGACGTTCGTCAGCGGCGTCGTCGACATCGAGGCCCTCCGCCACCACCGGGCGTCCGCGCAGATCAGCAGCTGGACCAAGGACATCCGCGCCGAGCTCGCCCAGATCGTCTACGAGCAGCCGATCTACCCGAAGAACCTCTACCTCGACCGGACTCCGCCCCACCACGAGGAGTACCGCCGGGAGATCCTGCAACGCCAGATCGACCTGCTGCACGACCGCGACGTCTGGCGGCGCCCGGGCTGA
- a CDS encoding alpha/beta fold hydrolase codes for MVEYNHSYVDVGEVVLHVAEIGDGAPVLLVHGFPQTWYSWTAVAPLLADAGYRCVMPDLRGLGDSTRPLHGYDKQTLGEDLVRVLDAFDIERCAVVGHDWGGAVAFSIAARHPERVSRLGVVDVAIPGDGQPNISQGGRRWHHAFLGTLDLPEALITGREEVFLRWFYEHYGHHQKVLPDDAVAEYLRCYTAAGALRAGFELYRTVPLDIAANETLGKIDVPVLAVGGATSFGRGDEVEESLRRMAHDVTGHVIPDCGHWVPEEKPRELAELIIGHVGPS; via the coding sequence ATGGTCGAGTACAACCACTCCTACGTCGACGTGGGCGAGGTGGTCCTGCACGTCGCCGAGATCGGTGACGGCGCGCCGGTCCTGCTCGTGCACGGCTTCCCGCAGACCTGGTACTCGTGGACCGCAGTTGCGCCGCTGCTGGCTGACGCCGGCTACCGGTGCGTGATGCCCGATCTGCGCGGTCTCGGGGACTCCACCCGGCCGCTGCACGGGTACGACAAGCAGACCCTTGGCGAGGACCTCGTGCGGGTTCTCGACGCGTTCGACATCGAGCGGTGCGCCGTCGTCGGGCACGACTGGGGCGGCGCCGTCGCCTTCTCGATCGCGGCGCGGCACCCGGAGCGGGTGAGCAGGCTCGGCGTCGTCGACGTCGCGATCCCCGGGGACGGGCAGCCGAACATCTCGCAGGGCGGTCGACGCTGGCACCATGCCTTCCTCGGCACGCTCGACCTCCCGGAGGCCCTGATCACCGGGCGGGAGGAGGTGTTCCTGCGCTGGTTCTACGAGCACTACGGCCACCACCAGAAGGTCCTTCCCGACGATGCCGTGGCCGAGTACCTGCGCTGCTACACCGCCGCCGGGGCGCTACGCGCGGGCTTCGAGCTCTACCGCACCGTGCCGCTGGACATCGCCGCCAACGAGACGCTGGGGAAGATCGACGTGCCCGTGCTCGCCGTCGGCGGTGCGACCTCCTTCGGTCGCGGCGACGAGGTCGAGGAGTCGCTGCGGCGGATGGCGCACGACGTCACCGGCCACGTGATTCCCGACTGCGGGCACTGGGTGCCCGAGGAGAAGCCGCGGGAGCTCGCGGAGCTGATCATCGGACACGTGGGGCCGTCATGA
- the fmdA gene encoding formamidase, with the protein MPQQVFPLDSTKAFTDQEKIGHNRWHPDIPAQVHVKPGDTFRVDCREWFDGAIHNDDSADDILNAPLNGVHVLSGPIAVEGAQPGDLLIVDILDVGPIPQEDSGPLAGQGWGYTGVFAKSNGGGFLTDQFPDAYKVVWDFQGGKATSRHVPHVEFTGIVHPGLMGTAPSHDLLGRWNSREQALIDTNPGAVPPLALPPQPDAAVLGSLTGDEYERARGEAARTAPPRENGGNQDIKNFTKGSRVFYPVFVDGANLSMGDLHFSQGDGEITFCGAIEMGGFIDLHVDLIKGGMETYGVSENAIFIPGNTDPQYSEWIAFSGTSVTLDGEQRYLDSHLSYQRACLHAIDYLTTFGYSPIQAYMILGAAPIEGRLSGVVDIPNSCSTVYLPTGIFDFDVKPGKNGPTRIDPGQGVPMSRG; encoded by the coding sequence ATGCCCCAGCAGGTGTTCCCGCTCGACAGCACGAAGGCCTTCACCGACCAGGAGAAGATCGGCCACAACCGCTGGCACCCCGACATCCCCGCCCAGGTGCACGTGAAGCCGGGGGACACGTTCCGGGTCGACTGCCGCGAGTGGTTCGACGGTGCGATCCACAACGACGACTCGGCCGACGACATCCTCAACGCCCCGCTGAACGGGGTGCACGTGCTGTCCGGGCCGATCGCGGTCGAGGGCGCGCAGCCCGGTGACCTCCTGATCGTCGACATCCTCGACGTCGGGCCGATCCCGCAGGAGGACTCCGGCCCGCTCGCCGGGCAGGGCTGGGGCTACACCGGGGTCTTCGCGAAGTCCAACGGCGGCGGCTTCCTCACCGACCAGTTCCCGGACGCCTACAAGGTCGTCTGGGACTTCCAGGGCGGGAAGGCGACGTCGCGGCACGTCCCGCACGTCGAGTTCACCGGGATCGTCCACCCCGGCCTCATGGGGACGGCCCCCTCGCACGACCTGCTGGGCCGGTGGAACTCCCGCGAGCAGGCCCTGATCGACACGAACCCGGGGGCCGTGCCGCCCCTCGCGCTCCCGCCGCAGCCGGACGCGGCGGTCCTCGGGTCGCTGACCGGCGACGAGTACGAGCGGGCCCGCGGCGAGGCCGCCCGCACCGCGCCGCCCCGGGAGAACGGCGGCAACCAGGACATCAAGAACTTCACCAAGGGCAGCCGCGTCTTCTACCCCGTGTTCGTCGACGGCGCGAACCTCTCGATGGGCGACCTGCACTTCTCCCAGGGCGACGGCGAGATCACGTTCTGCGGGGCGATCGAGATGGGCGGGTTCATCGACCTGCACGTCGACCTGATCAAGGGCGGGATGGAGACCTACGGCGTCTCCGAGAACGCGATCTTCATCCCGGGCAACACCGACCCGCAGTACAGCGAGTGGATCGCCTTCTCCGGCACGTCGGTGACGCTCGACGGCGAGCAGCGCTACCTCGACTCGCACCTGTCGTACCAGCGGGCCTGCCTGCACGCGATCGACTACCTGACGACGTTCGGCTACTCGCCGATCCAGGCCTACATGATCCTGGGCGCGGCGCCGATCGAGGGCCGGCTCTCCGGCGTCGTCGACATCCCGAACTCGTGCTCGACGGTGTACCTGCCGACCGGCATCTTCGACTTCGACGTCAAGCCCGGGAAGAACGGGCCGACGCGGATCGACCCGGGCCAGGGCGTGCCCATGAGCCGGGGCTGA
- the paaI gene encoding hydroxyphenylacetyl-CoA thioesterase PaaI, producing MWDDDAASRKLGMELHAAADGEARVTMRVTSDMVNGHGMCHGGYLFLLADSAFACACNSPGPVTVAAGGDITFVASARENDVLEAVAIERTVYGRSGVYDVTVSRPTDGRVIAEFRGRSRVLRS from the coding sequence ATGTGGGACGACGACGCCGCGTCCCGCAAGCTCGGCATGGAGCTGCACGCCGCCGCGGACGGCGAGGCCCGCGTGACCATGCGGGTCACCTCCGACATGGTCAACGGCCACGGCATGTGTCACGGCGGCTACCTGTTCCTGCTCGCCGACTCCGCGTTCGCGTGCGCGTGCAACTCCCCCGGCCCCGTCACCGTCGCGGCCGGCGGCGACATCACCTTCGTCGCCTCGGCGCGGGAGAACGACGTGTTGGAGGCCGTCGCGATCGAGCGGACGGTGTACGGGCGCTCCGGGGTCTACGACGTGACGGTCTCCCGCCCCACCGACGGTCGGGTGATCGCGGAGTTCCGCGGCCGGTCGCGTGTGCTTCGCTCGTGA
- a CDS encoding MFS transporter — protein MLRGRLPAFVAASVSLVAVCGAAGVPAPLYVVYEQTYGLPPVALTGAFAIYIVPLLVALLCCGSLSDHVGRKRVAVPAILTGALACLVLTTVDAAAPLILGRAIQGLSVGLALSALGAFVVDLVPPSRPGLAGAVTSGAPPGGIALGALASGAAVQLAPRTAPVGSFLGTAAVLVAAAVTVALLPETVTRGPGALRSLRPVVHIPRSARPVFPAVCLLVAATYVLGGFTQALAPSLAVTVLGREDLFSGALAVAVYHLAGPTAGLAANRLRATHALVGGAAVLAAGTAGFVAAIAIGSFGAYLAAAVVAGAGFGVAFAGAMRVLLDRSPAGAHAGTLSAIYLFCYLAAAVSSLLAGVAVGIWGLAAVASVLCGVVVVLVATGTAGSVLRMRPAT, from the coding sequence GTGCTCCGAGGTCGGCTCCCCGCCTTCGTCGCCGCGTCCGTCTCCCTGGTCGCGGTCTGCGGCGCGGCGGGCGTCCCCGCGCCGCTCTACGTGGTCTACGAGCAGACCTACGGGCTCCCGCCGGTCGCGCTCACCGGGGCCTTCGCGATCTACATCGTCCCGCTGCTGGTCGCGCTCCTGTGCTGCGGCAGCCTGTCCGACCACGTGGGACGCAAGCGGGTCGCAGTCCCGGCGATCCTGACGGGGGCCCTGGCCTGCCTGGTGCTCACCACGGTGGACGCGGCGGCCCCGCTGATCCTCGGCCGGGCGATCCAGGGGCTCTCGGTGGGCCTCGCGCTGTCCGCGCTCGGCGCCTTCGTCGTCGACCTCGTGCCCCCGTCGCGCCCCGGCCTCGCGGGCGCGGTGACCAGCGGGGCCCCGCCCGGCGGCATCGCGCTCGGGGCCCTCGCATCGGGCGCCGCGGTCCAGCTCGCGCCCCGGACGGCGCCGGTCGGGTCGTTCCTGGGCACGGCCGCGGTGCTCGTGGCGGCCGCGGTGACCGTCGCGCTCCTGCCGGAGACGGTCACACGGGGCCCGGGCGCCCTCCGGTCCCTGCGTCCGGTGGTGCACATCCCGCGCAGTGCGCGGCCGGTGTTCCCCGCGGTGTGCCTGCTGGTGGCGGCCACCTACGTCCTGGGTGGCTTCACCCAGGCCCTCGCCCCGTCCCTGGCCGTGACGGTGCTGGGGCGCGAGGACCTGTTCAGCGGTGCCCTCGCGGTGGCGGTCTACCACCTCGCCGGCCCGACGGCGGGTCTGGCGGCCAACCGCCTGCGCGCCACCCACGCGCTGGTCGGCGGGGCCGCCGTCCTGGCCGCGGGCACCGCGGGCTTCGTGGCGGCGATCGCGATCGGGAGCTTCGGGGCCTATCTCGCCGCGGCCGTCGTCGCCGGGGCCGGGTTCGGGGTCGCCTTCGCGGGCGCCATGCGGGTGCTGCTCGACCGGAGCCCCGCGGGCGCCCACGCCGGGACCCTCTCGGCCATCTACCTGTTCTGCTACCTCGCGGCCGCGGTCTCGAGCCTGCTCGCCGGGGTGGCGGTGGGGATCTGGGGGCTCGCCGCGGTCGCGTCCGTGCTCTGCGGCGTGGTCGTCGTGCTGGTGGCGACCGGGACCGCCGGGTCGGTCCTGCGGATGCGTCCCGCGACCTGA